The Urbifossiella limnaea genome has a window encoding:
- a CDS encoding AAA family ATPase: MPDAAASLAALRENVGRVFLGKPEVVRLAVVALLADGHLLLEDVPGVGKTLLAKALARSLACKFARVQFTPDLLPGDLTGVSVWREGTGTFEFQPGPVFAEIVLADEINRATPRTQSALLEAMSERQVTLDGKTHRLGPPFLVVATQNPHEFEGTYPLPESQLDRFLLRVTVGYPGREAERAILLQHRGGEPVDALTPVVSVQALTELQACTRAVKVDAALADYVLDLVGDTRTHPDVALGASTRAALGLYRAAQANALTQGRDYVVPDDVKGLAEPVLAHRLVGRGWAAGGSPDAGPVVREIVAKRRVPT; encoded by the coding sequence ATGCCCGACGCTGCCGCTTCCCTCGCCGCCCTCCGGGAGAACGTCGGCCGGGTGTTCCTCGGCAAGCCCGAGGTCGTCCGCCTCGCAGTCGTCGCCCTCCTGGCCGACGGCCACCTGCTCCTCGAGGACGTGCCCGGCGTCGGCAAGACGCTCCTGGCCAAGGCGCTCGCCCGCTCCCTTGCATGCAAGTTCGCCCGCGTCCAGTTCACGCCCGACCTGCTCCCCGGCGACCTGACCGGCGTCTCCGTGTGGCGCGAGGGGACCGGCACGTTCGAGTTCCAACCCGGCCCCGTGTTCGCGGAGATCGTGCTGGCCGACGAGATCAACCGCGCCACGCCGCGCACCCAAAGCGCGCTGCTCGAAGCGATGAGCGAGCGGCAGGTGACGCTCGACGGCAAGACGCACCGGCTCGGGCCGCCGTTCCTGGTCGTGGCCACGCAGAACCCGCACGAGTTCGAGGGGACGTACCCGCTGCCGGAGAGCCAGCTCGACCGCTTCCTGCTGCGGGTGACCGTCGGCTACCCCGGCCGCGAGGCGGAGCGCGCCATCCTCCTGCAGCACCGCGGCGGCGAGCCCGTCGATGCGCTCACCCCCGTCGTATCGGTGCAAGCCCTGACCGAGTTGCAGGCCTGCACCCGCGCCGTGAAGGTGGACGCGGCCCTCGCCGACTACGTCCTCGATCTGGTCGGCGACACCCGCACCCACCCCGACGTGGCACTCGGGGCCAGCACCCGGGCGGCGCTCGGGCTCTACCGCGCGGCCCAGGCCAACGCCCTCACCCAGGGCCGCGACTACGTCGTACCCGACGACGTGAAGGGGTTGGCGGAGCCCGTGCTGGCGCACCGACTGGTCGGCCGCGGCTGGGCGGCCGGCGGCAGCCCGGACGCGGGACCGGTCGTGCGCGAGATCGTCGCCAAGCGGCGGGTGCCGACGTGA
- a CDS encoding DUF58 domain-containing protein, giving the protein MRPTTRREPPPGRSVHVTREGAWWVAVATAMAAIGWYKTIPPLLLLGYAMLALFALNAWLARRQLRGLTATRAAHAPVYAGEPVRVSLRLRNDGPSAATAGVRGSQLDQLFENVPAGGEVERGETRTFAERGVVGGEAPRVWADFPLGLVRFEAPGTPGGELLVLPALGSVDLVGFRRWVRREAGVEGRSRRQAARAAADRADLRGVRDYRPGDGLRDIHWKTTARRGEPFVREYDAAPDPELLLVVEPWLPPAPTPADAENLEAALSLAASVVRAWCLAGGTRVTVAVAGDDPVRRSSTPSEAAARFLLAPLATLSGSDRPAPPDPIGPAARSERVVVSSRPASPLAAALGRATGRPFAAVSPADAPAWYQAGPR; this is encoded by the coding sequence GTGAGGCCGACGACGCGCCGCGAGCCGCCGCCGGGCCGGTCGGTTCACGTGACCCGCGAGGGGGCGTGGTGGGTCGCCGTCGCGACGGCGATGGCGGCGATCGGCTGGTACAAGACGATCCCGCCGCTGCTGCTGCTCGGCTACGCGATGCTGGCCCTGTTCGCCCTCAACGCCTGGCTGGCGCGCCGCCAACTCCGCGGGCTCACCGCCACCCGGGCGGCCCACGCCCCCGTCTACGCCGGCGAGCCGGTCCGCGTCTCGCTGCGACTCCGCAACGACGGGCCGAGCGCGGCCACCGCCGGCGTCCGTGGCTCCCAGCTCGATCAACTGTTCGAAAACGTCCCGGCCGGCGGCGAGGTCGAGCGCGGCGAGACACGCACGTTCGCGGAGCGCGGCGTGGTCGGCGGCGAGGCCCCGAGGGTGTGGGCCGACTTCCCGCTGGGCCTCGTCCGCTTCGAAGCGCCGGGCACGCCGGGCGGCGAACTCCTCGTGTTGCCGGCGCTCGGCTCCGTCGATCTGGTCGGCTTTCGCCGCTGGGTCCGCCGCGAGGCGGGTGTCGAAGGGCGGTCCCGCCGGCAGGCGGCGCGGGCGGCCGCCGACCGGGCCGACCTGCGCGGCGTTCGGGATTACCGCCCCGGCGACGGCCTCCGCGACATCCACTGGAAGACGACCGCCCGCCGCGGCGAGCCGTTCGTCCGCGAGTACGACGCCGCCCCCGACCCCGAACTGCTGCTCGTCGTCGAGCCGTGGCTGCCGCCGGCCCCGACGCCGGCCGACGCCGAGAACCTGGAGGCAGCACTGAGCCTGGCCGCATCGGTGGTGCGGGCCTGGTGCCTCGCCGGGGGGACGCGGGTGACCGTCGCCGTGGCGGGCGACGACCCCGTGCGCCGCTCCTCCACGCCGTCCGAAGCGGCGGCACGGTTCCTGTTAGCCCCGCTCGCAACGCTGAGCGGTTCCGACCGGCCGGCGCCGCCGGACCCGATCGGCCCGGCGGCGCGGTCGGAGCGGGTGGTGGTGAGCAGCCGGCCGGCGTCGCCGCTGGCTGCGGCGCTCGGCCGGGCGACGGGCCGGCCGTTCGCGGCCGTGTCGCCGGCGGACGCGCCGGCGTGGTATCAGGCGGGGCCGCGGTAA
- a CDS encoding pyridoxal-phosphate-dependent aminotransferase family protein, which translates to MTIPGQLNPSPRLLLGPGPSDAHPRVLSVMTTPLLGHLDPQFIEIMSETQEMLRQVFQTKNALTFPVSATGTAGMETCLVNLLEPGDKAVVGTIGYFGNRMVDIAGRTGADVTVLERPWGQVFEPDMIRDAVKRVKPKVLALVHAETSTGAMQPLEEIGAICRETGTLLVADCVTSLGCIPVKPDEWGIDAAFSCSQKGLSCPPGMAPVTFSERAVAALKARKTKVQSWYLDLTTIMGYWGGDRAYHHTAPITMVYAIREGLRLVLEEGLEARYARHVRNHLALKAGLTALGLAYTADPNHQLPQLNAVRLPDGVDDAAGRKRLLTEFGIEVGGGLGDLKGKAWRIGIMGQNSRPGCVYQVLTAVEQVLKGFGVKVEPGAGVGAAERAYSAA; encoded by the coding sequence ATGACGATCCCCGGCCAGCTGAACCCCTCCCCGCGCCTCCTGCTCGGCCCCGGCCCGAGCGACGCCCACCCGCGCGTCCTGTCGGTGATGACGACACCGCTGCTGGGCCACCTCGACCCGCAGTTCATCGAGATCATGTCCGAGACGCAGGAGATGCTGCGGCAGGTCTTCCAGACGAAGAACGCCCTGACGTTCCCCGTGTCCGCGACGGGCACCGCCGGCATGGAGACCTGCCTCGTCAACCTGCTGGAGCCAGGTGACAAGGCCGTCGTCGGCACGATCGGGTACTTCGGCAACCGCATGGTCGACATCGCCGGCCGCACCGGCGCCGACGTGACCGTGCTGGAACGGCCGTGGGGCCAGGTGTTCGAGCCGGACATGATCCGCGACGCCGTGAAGCGCGTGAAGCCGAAGGTGCTGGCGCTCGTCCACGCCGAAACGTCCACGGGTGCGATGCAGCCGCTGGAGGAGATCGGCGCGATCTGCCGCGAGACGGGCACGCTGCTGGTGGCGGACTGCGTCACGTCGCTCGGGTGCATCCCGGTCAAGCCGGACGAGTGGGGCATCGACGCGGCGTTCAGTTGCTCGCAGAAGGGGCTGAGCTGCCCGCCGGGGATGGCCCCGGTGACGTTCAGCGAGCGGGCGGTGGCGGCGTTGAAGGCCCGCAAGACGAAGGTGCAGAGCTGGTACCTGGACCTGACCACGATCATGGGCTACTGGGGCGGCGACCGGGCGTACCACCACACGGCGCCGATCACGATGGTGTACGCCATCCGCGAGGGGCTGCGGCTGGTGTTGGAGGAAGGGCTGGAGGCCCGCTACGCCCGCCACGTCCGGAACCACCTGGCGCTGAAGGCCGGGCTGACGGCGCTGGGCCTGGCGTACACCGCCGACCCGAACCATCAGCTGCCTCAACTCAACGCGGTACGGCTGCCCGACGGCGTGGACGACGCGGCGGGCCGGAAGCGGCTGCTGACCGAGTTCGGCATCGAGGTCGGCGGCGGCCTCGGCGACCTGAAGGGGAAAGCGTGGCGGATCGGCATCATGGGCCAGAACAGCCGGCCGGGCTGTGTCTACCAGGTACTCACGGCGGTGGAGCAGGTGCTGAAGGGCTTCGGCGTGAAGGTCGAGCCCGGCGCCGGCGTCGGCGCCGCCGAGCGGGCCTACTCCGCGGCTTAA
- a CDS encoding ABC transporter permease subunit, which yields MFEWISNPGLLFGGVVLAAVQFVAALPWLWAIDPRGFERATRSPRALGTIVAGVIGAGIAVAAYAGYKSDANSLEWNGRYVYGAVLHLQLLIDLFILMPNLLVLVWPKGGAVALAAYREGLRQPMSWLIVVVAVVATWVSVFIPYFTFGDDFKMMKQIGFDVVMLSAALFGVLAASMSISEEIEGRTAVTLMSKPVNRRQFLVGKFLGILMACLALSLVIGWNLTFALRAQPEFDKINEVIDPMPQQAEASFVPFFTAGVPGTAPKVVARGAGLWFADSFAHSLGIALGFGQVMILVAIASALATRLPFVINIVLCLVIYCLGHLAPVVVQVTQSGGGGTAMGLVGFVGQLFDVLLPALEFFNMGPAIIRESPLDLWQFAGYVATVFGYSVIYTAIALLVGLLLFEDRDLA from the coding sequence ATGTTTGAATGGATCAGCAACCCCGGCCTACTGTTCGGCGGGGTGGTACTCGCCGCCGTGCAGTTCGTCGCCGCCCTCCCCTGGCTGTGGGCCATCGACCCGCGCGGGTTCGAGCGCGCCACCCGCTCCCCGCGCGCCCTCGGCACCATCGTCGCCGGCGTTATCGGCGCGGGCATCGCGGTCGCCGCCTACGCCGGCTACAAGAGCGACGCCAACAGCCTGGAGTGGAACGGGCGGTACGTCTACGGCGCGGTGCTCCACCTGCAACTGCTCATCGACCTGTTCATCCTCATGCCGAACCTGCTGGTGCTGGTGTGGCCCAAGGGCGGGGCCGTGGCCCTTGCCGCGTACCGCGAGGGGCTCCGCCAGCCGATGTCGTGGCTGATCGTCGTCGTGGCCGTGGTGGCGACGTGGGTGTCGGTGTTCATCCCGTACTTCACGTTCGGCGACGACTTCAAGATGATGAAGCAGATCGGCTTCGACGTGGTCATGCTGTCGGCCGCGCTGTTCGGCGTGCTCGCGGCCAGCATGTCAATCAGCGAGGAGATCGAGGGCCGCACGGCCGTCACGCTGATGAGCAAGCCGGTGAACCGTCGGCAGTTCCTGGTCGGGAAGTTCCTCGGCATCCTCATGGCCTGCCTGGCCCTGTCGCTCGTCATCGGCTGGAACCTGACGTTCGCCCTGCGGGCCCAGCCGGAGTTCGACAAGATCAACGAGGTGATCGACCCGATGCCCCAGCAGGCCGAGGCGTCGTTCGTACCGTTCTTTACCGCGGGCGTGCCCGGAACGGCGCCGAAGGTCGTCGCCCGCGGGGCGGGGTTGTGGTTCGCCGACTCCTTCGCCCACTCCCTCGGCATCGCCCTCGGCTTCGGCCAGGTGATGATTCTGGTCGCCATCGCCTCCGCCCTGGCCACCCGGCTGCCGTTCGTCATCAACATCGTGCTCTGCCTCGTCATCTACTGCCTGGGCCACCTCGCGCCGGTGGTCGTGCAGGTGACGCAGAGCGGCGGCGGCGGCACCGCGATGGGGCTGGTCGGGTTCGTCGGGCAGCTGTTCGACGTGCTGTTGCCGGCGCTCGAGTTCTTCAACATGGGGCCGGCGATCATCCGCGAGAGCCCGCTCGACCTGTGGCAGTTCGCCGGCTACGTCGCCACCGTGTTCGGCTACTCGGTCATCTACACCGCCATCGCCCTCCTCGTGGGCCTGCTGTTGTTCGAGGACCGCGACCTGGCGTAG
- a CDS encoding lysylphosphatidylglycerol synthase transmembrane domain-containing protein has protein sequence MAAPRARLWLVVKSLLASAILVAVGLQFARILAQPALNPYPFDLRVGYLIPAGVLYLLAHCCWGGFWVRLLRSQGVSVSLLVGLRAYFVSQYGKYVPGKAWVVFIRVALLRGVDGGKPLAVGVTATYETLTSMAAGALLAAALLPRLGVLPEEISPNVGWVLGLALLPLALAVLNKLAARRIAKMRGPDGVPLPSPPLGLMAQGMVHGVVGWLLLGACVSLGVAAVAPGDPGWHPAEHYAADTGSMALAYVSGFFVLVAPGGLGVRELLLQATLGPRFAAEQGADVAAGLAAVIALVLRFAWTLAEVLAAVGLYVFCRPPVRPLPAEPAHV, from the coding sequence ATGGCCGCCCCACGGGCACGACTCTGGCTCGTGGTGAAGTCGCTTCTCGCGTCGGCGATCCTCGTCGCCGTCGGGCTCCAGTTCGCCCGCATCCTCGCCCAACCGGCCCTGAACCCGTACCCGTTCGACCTCCGCGTCGGCTACCTGATCCCCGCCGGCGTGCTGTACCTGCTGGCCCACTGCTGCTGGGGCGGCTTCTGGGTCCGGCTCCTCCGCAGCCAGGGCGTCAGCGTGTCGCTCCTGGTCGGGCTGCGGGCGTACTTCGTGAGCCAGTACGGGAAGTACGTGCCGGGTAAGGCGTGGGTCGTGTTCATCCGGGTCGCGTTGCTCCGCGGCGTCGACGGCGGGAAGCCGCTCGCCGTCGGCGTGACCGCCACTTATGAAACCCTCACGAGCATGGCGGCGGGTGCGCTGCTGGCCGCGGCACTGCTGCCGCGGCTCGGCGTGCTGCCGGAGGAGATTTCGCCGAACGTCGGCTGGGTGCTCGGCCTGGCGCTGCTGCCGCTGGCACTGGCGGTGCTGAACAAGCTGGCCGCCCGCCGCATCGCCAAGATGCGTGGCCCGGATGGCGTGCCGCTGCCGAGCCCGCCGCTCGGGCTGATGGCCCAGGGAATGGTTCACGGCGTCGTCGGCTGGCTGCTGCTCGGGGCGTGCGTGTCGCTGGGCGTCGCGGCGGTGGCCCCCGGCGACCCCGGCTGGCACCCCGCCGAACACTACGCGGCCGACACAGGCTCGATGGCCCTGGCCTACGTCAGCGGGTTCTTCGTGCTCGTCGCCCCCGGCGGGCTCGGCGTCCGAGAACTGCTGCTGCAGGCGACGCTCGGCCCGCGCTTCGCCGCGGAGCAGGGGGCCGATGTCGCCGCGGGGCTGGCCGCGGTGATCGCCCTGGTGTTGCGGTTCGCCTGGACGCTCGCCGAGGTTCTGGCCGCCGTCGGCCTGTACGTGTTCTGCCGCCCGCCGGTCCGCCCGTTGCCCGCCGAGCCCGCCCATGTCTGA
- a CDS encoding isochorismatase family protein: MTKTSRRLTPENSTLVVIDVQDKLLAKLPRAAEVVKNAGFLIDAAVLLDVPVRATEQYPKGLGPTTAEIARRLPAPAATKTAFSCCAAGTFLEELEMLQRPNVVVVGAETHVCVQQTALDLIAAGLHVVVPADAVCAWGDLDHATALRRLESAGAIVTSAEAVAFEWLKDSAHPTFKAVSQLVVARRG, translated from the coding sequence ATGACCAAGACCTCGCGCCGCCTCACGCCCGAGAACTCGACGCTCGTCGTCATCGACGTACAGGACAAGCTCCTGGCGAAGCTGCCGCGCGCGGCCGAGGTGGTGAAGAACGCCGGCTTCCTGATCGACGCCGCGGTGCTTCTCGACGTCCCGGTCCGGGCCACGGAGCAGTACCCGAAGGGGCTCGGCCCGACGACCGCCGAGATCGCCCGCCGGCTGCCCGCGCCGGCGGCGACGAAGACGGCGTTCAGCTGCTGCGCGGCCGGCACGTTCCTCGAAGAGTTGGAGATGCTCCAGCGGCCGAACGTGGTCGTGGTCGGCGCCGAGACGCACGTCTGCGTCCAGCAGACGGCCCTCGACCTCATCGCCGCCGGGTTGCACGTCGTCGTGCCGGCCGACGCCGTCTGCGCGTGGGGCGACCTGGACCACGCCACGGCGCTGCGGCGGCTCGAATCGGCCGGAGCGATCGTGACGTCGGCCGAGGCGGTCGCGTTCGAGTGGCTCAAGGACTCGGCGCACCCGACGTTCAAGGCGGTGAGTCAGCTGGTCGTCGCCCGCCGGGGGTGA
- a CDS encoding glycosyltransferase family 2 protein: MSDSPLLSLVVPVLNERESLGPLHAEISEVAATLGRPVEVIFIDDGSTDGSWGIVLKLAEVDPRVRGIRFRRNFGKAAALAAGFRAARGADVVTMDADLQDDPHEIPRFLDALQNKDVVSGWKQVRHDPWHKVFPSRVFNAMVSRLTGVPLHDHNCGMKAYRREVFREVKLYGELHRFIPVLAAARGFTVGELVIQHRPRKFGYSKYGFRRFAKGFLDLVTVKFLTGFGHRPQHLLGNFGLFPIGVGFLGLFLLAVNAVVRVVSDHTVGASSATQTVVAILSVGLLLFGAQLVIAGLLAELIVDRGPEDLEPYCVAETAGVA; this comes from the coding sequence ATGTCTGACTCGCCGCTGCTGTCGCTCGTCGTCCCCGTGCTGAACGAGCGCGAGAGCCTCGGCCCGCTCCACGCCGAGATCTCGGAAGTGGCGGCGACCCTCGGCCGGCCCGTCGAAGTGATCTTCATCGACGACGGCAGCACGGACGGCTCGTGGGGCATCGTCCTGAAGCTGGCCGAGGTCGACCCGCGGGTCCGGGGTATCCGCTTCCGCCGCAACTTCGGTAAAGCCGCGGCGCTGGCCGCCGGCTTCCGCGCCGCCCGCGGCGCGGACGTGGTGACGATGGACGCCGACCTGCAGGACGACCCGCACGAGATCCCGCGCTTCCTCGACGCGCTGCAGAACAAGGACGTGGTGAGCGGCTGGAAGCAGGTGCGGCACGACCCGTGGCACAAGGTGTTCCCGAGCCGCGTGTTCAACGCGATGGTCAGCCGCCTGACGGGGGTGCCGCTGCACGACCACAACTGCGGCATGAAGGCGTACCGCCGCGAGGTGTTCCGCGAGGTGAAGCTGTACGGCGAGCTGCACCGGTTCATCCCCGTGCTCGCGGCCGCGCGCGGGTTCACCGTCGGCGAGCTGGTCATCCAGCACCGCCCGCGGAAGTTCGGCTACTCGAAGTACGGCTTCCGCCGCTTCGCCAAGGGGTTCCTCGACCTGGTGACGGTCAAGTTCCTGACCGGCTTCGGCCACCGCCCGCAGCACCTGCTCGGCAACTTCGGCCTGTTCCCGATCGGGGTGGGCTTCCTCGGCTTGTTCCTCCTCGCGGTGAACGCCGTGGTGCGGGTCGTCAGCGACCACACGGTCGGGGCCAGCTCCGCGACGCAGACCGTCGTCGCCATCCTGTCGGTGGGGCTCCTGCTGTTCGGGGCGCAGCTGGTGATCGCCGGCCTGCTCGCCGAGCTGATCGTGGACCGCGGCCCGGAAGACCTGGAACCGTACTGCGTGGCCGAAACCGCGGGGGTGGCGTGA
- a CDS encoding DUF4129 domain-containing transglutaminase family protein → MTADPAFRLSTFLTLGLACAALGAAEAQLLPEVAAFATAVVVTLAVVYRLDGRAEVLSPQAATNLGLGLALAGAGWAGVRIVRETRAGDFVAVGWGVFVVLLLTPILMVLSVSFVLRRDKDVGVYWYLHAIGLGVVVLAAAIARRPWEVAALVAYAAAAVWGLARFALARGGAAPAAGRRAGLMRAAGWFTLAVMVATPVFAVTPPAPVEIEKFELAAARIEVGFSPDQGVDLTRTGELTSVQAVIFHVDVDENGKPKIDLPQELRWRGRLLAHYAHGSWRREAIFRMPQVVDLAVQKEDWTPPDLGPGGYRIRYTVPASLRSEFLAEPVVWRPGRTVPLANVYEGQPPRPWIPLADGSFFRQIGRPDQRRTLEYVQHTAPLPDPDLGVGFLRTGTLDPELTKNPVPAVRAFTNQLLPRLIREGKLSADAGTLNPVNNRLADENHEAVARAFTAFLSEAPEYTYTLNLTRPRPDLDPVEEFLEHSKTGHCERYASALVLMLRAQGIPAALAVGFKGHEHLGEGRYVIPQDHAHAWAVALVSRPDAGGGRVWHWLSLDPSPGEGISTLAAAGEKVSGWAWVWDRLLDATPEERLEAIGDLASNPIVQGVVATIAVLAAAAWGVRLLRRARVAAGARNPWLDPLYAVLAPHGFTPAADETPREFAARVSAALGGHPAAAIPPAWVERYYAQRFGGATVTPPRTVDLDALRAAMTELSPGGTR, encoded by the coding sequence ATGACGGCCGACCCTGCCTTCCGCCTCAGCACGTTCCTCACGCTGGGCCTCGCCTGCGCCGCCCTCGGCGCCGCCGAGGCCCAACTCCTCCCGGAAGTCGCCGCGTTCGCCACCGCCGTCGTCGTCACTCTCGCCGTCGTGTACCGGCTCGACGGCCGCGCGGAAGTTCTGAGCCCACAGGCGGCCACGAACCTCGGGCTGGGGCTCGCCCTCGCCGGGGCCGGTTGGGCGGGCGTCCGCATCGTCCGCGAGACCCGCGCCGGCGACTTCGTCGCCGTCGGCTGGGGTGTGTTCGTCGTCCTCCTGCTGACACCCATCCTGATGGTGCTGTCCGTGTCGTTCGTACTGCGCCGCGACAAGGACGTGGGCGTCTACTGGTACCTCCACGCCATCGGCCTCGGCGTCGTCGTGCTCGCGGCGGCGATCGCCCGCCGGCCGTGGGAGGTGGCGGCGCTCGTCGCCTACGCCGCGGCCGCGGTGTGGGGGTTGGCCCGGTTCGCGCTGGCGCGGGGCGGCGCCGCCCCGGCCGCCGGCCGGCGTGCGGGGCTGATGCGGGCCGCGGGGTGGTTCACGCTCGCGGTCATGGTGGCCACGCCGGTGTTCGCCGTCACCCCGCCGGCGCCGGTGGAGATCGAGAAGTTCGAACTCGCCGCCGCCCGCATCGAGGTCGGCTTCTCCCCGGACCAGGGCGTCGACCTGACCCGCACCGGCGAGCTGACCTCGGTGCAGGCGGTCATCTTCCACGTCGACGTGGACGAGAACGGCAAGCCGAAGATTGACCTGCCGCAGGAACTGCGGTGGCGCGGCCGGCTGCTGGCGCACTACGCACACGGGTCGTGGCGGCGCGAGGCCATTTTTCGGATGCCGCAGGTCGTCGACCTGGCCGTTCAGAAGGAAGACTGGACGCCGCCGGACCTCGGACCGGGGGGCTACCGCATCCGCTACACGGTCCCGGCCAGCCTCCGCTCCGAGTTCCTCGCCGAACCGGTGGTGTGGCGCCCGGGCCGAACGGTGCCGCTGGCGAACGTGTACGAAGGGCAACCGCCGCGGCCGTGGATCCCACTCGCCGACGGGTCGTTCTTCCGCCAGATCGGCCGGCCCGACCAGCGCCGCACGCTCGAGTACGTGCAGCACACGGCGCCGCTCCCCGACCCCGACCTGGGCGTCGGCTTTCTCAGGACCGGCACCCTCGACCCGGAGCTGACGAAGAACCCCGTTCCGGCCGTGCGGGCGTTCACGAACCAGCTGCTGCCGCGGCTCATCCGCGAGGGGAAACTCTCGGCCGACGCGGGCACGCTGAACCCGGTGAACAACCGCCTGGCCGACGAGAACCACGAGGCGGTGGCGCGGGCCTTCACGGCGTTCCTGTCGGAGGCGCCGGAGTACACGTACACCCTGAACCTGACACGCCCGCGGCCGGACCTCGACCCCGTCGAGGAGTTTCTGGAGCACTCCAAGACCGGGCACTGCGAGCGGTACGCCTCGGCGCTGGTGCTGATGCTGCGGGCGCAGGGCATCCCGGCCGCGCTGGCGGTCGGGTTCAAGGGGCACGAACACCTCGGCGAGGGGCGGTACGTCATCCCTCAGGATCACGCCCACGCCTGGGCCGTGGCGCTGGTGTCGCGGCCGGACGCCGGCGGCGGCCGCGTCTGGCACTGGCTCAGCCTCGACCCGAGCCCCGGCGAGGGGATTTCCACGCTGGCGGCCGCCGGCGAGAAGGTGAGCGGCTGGGCGTGGGTGTGGGACCGGCTCCTCGACGCGACCCCCGAGGAGCGGCTGGAAGCGATCGGCGATCTCGCCTCGAATCCCATCGTTCAAGGCGTCGTGGCGACGATCGCGGTGTTGGCGGCGGCGGCGTGGGGCGTCCGGCTCCTGCGGCGCGCCCGCGTGGCGGCCGGGGCGCGGAACCCGTGGCTCGACCCGCTGTACGCCGTGCTGGCGCCGCACGGCTTCACCCCGGCCGCGGACGAGACGCCGCGCGAGTTCGCCGCCCGCGTCTCGGCGGCGCTCGGCGGACACCCGGCCGCCGCGATTCCGCCGGCTTGGGTGGAGCGGTATTATGCGCAGCGGTTCGGCGGCGCCACGGTCACGCCCCCGCGCACCGTTGACCTCGACGCCCTGCGAGCCGCCATGACCGAACTTTCCCCGGGTGGAACCCGATGA
- a CDS encoding 30S ribosomal protein S1 has translation MSLPTDPSPAPETPVSPTPAPEAAAAPAPAPAAPPKTFSPPQPGGPRRGGPTRPFIPQGNRPREEGQGPPQGGQQPQQGPGTQGRVQGPNTAGGKPFNPGGKPAQLDKKDFFDSKPNNRELDKLIEDELAQAMAGFDVSATVAQAETQHKPKAPGAPATRKVGVVVGIHGKDVFVEVPGGRSQGVLPIQQFEGRTPVVGESVEFDIERYDAANGLLVLTREGSTQVVTDWSQVSYGMIVEAKVTGTNKNKTGLTVEVNGIKGFLPASQLDLYRVEDITQFENQRIKVMVAEVNPSERNLIVSRRAVMERDRQVKAEQFWATVQVDQTKSGIVRSVKPFGVFVDLGGADGLIPAGELSWQRVETPEGLFKVGDSVEVLITRVNFEERKIGLSLRALTESPWTAFAERVKAGARVTGTVTRTADYGAFVELEPGIEGLIHISELSTQRVRKARDVVQPGQSVEVEVLSVDVPARRIALSLKSIQRAAEDSADAATAEEEEQALREAQFRMANRPLNPNLRGGI, from the coding sequence ATGAGCTTGCCGACCGATCCCTCCCCGGCCCCGGAAACGCCCGTCTCGCCGACGCCCGCCCCCGAAGCCGCCGCGGCCCCCGCCCCGGCTCCGGCCGCGCCGCCGAAGACGTTCAGCCCCCCGCAACCCGGCGGCCCGCGCCGCGGCGGGCCGACCCGGCCGTTCATTCCGCAGGGGAACCGGCCGCGGGAAGAGGGGCAGGGTCCGCCCCAGGGTGGGCAGCAGCCGCAGCAGGGGCCAGGCACGCAGGGCCGCGTCCAGGGACCCAACACCGCCGGCGGCAAGCCCTTCAACCCGGGCGGCAAGCCCGCCCAGCTGGACAAGAAGGACTTCTTCGACTCCAAGCCGAACAACCGCGAGCTGGACAAGCTCATCGAGGACGAACTCGCCCAGGCGATGGCCGGGTTCGACGTGTCGGCCACCGTCGCGCAGGCCGAGACGCAGCACAAGCCGAAGGCGCCCGGCGCCCCCGCCACGCGGAAAGTCGGCGTCGTGGTCGGCATTCACGGCAAGGACGTTTTCGTGGAGGTGCCCGGCGGCCGCAGCCAGGGCGTGCTGCCGATCCAGCAGTTCGAGGGCCGCACCCCCGTCGTCGGCGAGTCTGTCGAGTTCGACATCGAGCGGTACGACGCGGCCAACGGGCTGCTGGTGCTCACCCGCGAGGGCTCGACGCAGGTCGTGACGGACTGGTCGCAGGTCAGCTACGGCATGATCGTCGAGGCGAAGGTGACCGGCACCAACAAGAACAAGACCGGCCTGACGGTCGAGGTGAACGGCATCAAGGGGTTCCTCCCGGCGAGCCAGCTGGACCTGTACCGCGTCGAGGACATCACGCAGTTCGAGAACCAGCGGATCAAGGTGATGGTCGCCGAGGTGAACCCGAGCGAGCGGAACCTGATCGTGTCGCGGCGGGCCGTCATGGAGCGCGACCGGCAGGTCAAGGCCGAGCAGTTCTGGGCGACCGTCCAGGTCGACCAGACGAAGTCGGGCATCGTGCGGTCGGTGAAGCCGTTCGGCGTGTTCGTGGACCTCGGCGGCGCGGACGGGCTCATCCCCGCGGGCGAGCTGTCGTGGCAGCGGGTGGAAACGCCCGAAGGCCTGTTCAAGGTCGGCGACAGCGTCGAGGTGCTGATCACGCGGGTGAACTTCGAGGAACGGAAGATCGGCCTCAGTCTGCGGGCGCTGACCGAGAGCCCGTGGACGGCGTTCGCCGAGCGCGTCAAGGCCGGGGCGCGCGTGACCGGCACCGTGACTCGCACCGCCGACTACGGCGCGTTCGTGGAGCTGGAGCCCGGCATCGAGGGGCTCATCCACATCTCCGAGTTGTCGACGCAGCGCGTCCGCAAGGCGCGGGACGTCGTGCAGCCGGGTCAGTCGGTCGAAGTCGAGGTGCTGAGCGTGGACGTGCCGGCCCGGCGGATCGCGCTGAGCCTGAAGTCGATCCAGCGGGCCGCCGAGGACTCCGCCGACGCCGCGACGGCCGAGGAGGAGGAGCAGGCCCTCCGCGAGGCGCAGTTCCGCATGGCGAACCGGCCGCTGAACCCGAACCTCCGCGGCGGGATTTAA